CGTGATCGCGCATCGGATCGCCGTCGCGGCCGATGATGCGGCCGAGTTCGCGCACCCAGCCGGACCGCTCGTCGCGCGTGTTCCACACCAGGCCCAGCCGCCCGCCGGGCCGCAGCACCCGCGCCAGCTCGGGAATCGCGCGGGCCGGGTTGAACCAGTGCCAGGCCTGCGCCACCAGCACCGCGTCAACACTGTTGTCCGCCAACGGAATATCTTCGGCGGTACCCAACAGCGCCGGCGTGCCGGGCAGCGATACGCGCAGCGTCTCCAGCATCTCGGCGATCGGATCGACGGCCACCACGTCCAGCCCCCGCTCGACGAGCCGGCTGGTCAGCTTTCCGGTCCCGGCGCCGAGGTCCAGCACGTCGCGCGCGCCCGACGGCAGCAACCAGTCGATCGCGTCCGGCGGATACGACGGGCGCCCACGCTCGTACGCGGCCGCTTCAGAGCCGAACGACAATGAGCGGGCCTGTGAAGACTGAGTCACCGCGAACACGCACCCTTCGCCGCGGCCAGATCAA
The sequence above is a segment of the Candidatus Mycobacterium wuenschmannii genome. Coding sequences within it:
- a CDS encoding class I SAM-dependent methyltransferase, with the protein product MTQSSQARSLSFGSEAAAYERGRPSYPPDAIDWLLPSGARDVLDLGAGTGKLTSRLVERGLDVVAVDPIAEMLETLRVSLPGTPALLGTAEDIPLADNSVDAVLVAQAWHWFNPARAIPELARVLRPGGRLGLVWNTRDERSGWVRELGRIIGRDGDPMRDHVTLPEPFTDVQRHQVEWTNYLTPQALIDLVASRSYCITSPTQVRTKVLGEVRELLATHPALANAGGLALPYVTVCVRATLS